A single region of the Eulemur rufifrons isolate Redbay chromosome 8, OSU_ERuf_1, whole genome shotgun sequence genome encodes:
- the CD53 gene encoding leukocyte surface antigen CD53 — MGMSSLKLLKYVLFFFNLLFWFCGCCILGFGIYLLIHNNFGVLFHNLPSLTLGNVLIIVGSIIMVVAFLGCMGSIKENKCLLMSFFVLLLIILLAEVILAILLFVYEQKLNEYVAEGLMDSIQRYHSDNSTKAAWDSIQLFLQCCGVNGTSDWSGAPPASCPSDPLVKGCYVKARQWFHSNFLYIGIITICVCVIQVLGMSFALTLNCQIDKTSQALGL; from the exons ATGGGCATGAGTAGTTTGAAATTGCTGAAGTATGTCCTGTTTTTCTTCAACTTGCTCTTTTGG TTCTGTGGCTGCTGCATTTTGGGCTTTGGGATCTACCTCTTGATCCACAACAACTTTGGAGTGCTCTTCCATAACCTGCCCTCCCTCACTCTGGGCAATGTGCTCATCATTGTGGGCTCCATTATCATGGTGGTTGCCTTCCTGGGCTGCATGGGCTCTATTAAGGAAAACAAATGCCTGCTTATGTCG TTCTTCGTCCTGCTGCTGATTATTCTCCTTGCTGAGGTGATCTTGGCCATCCTGCTCTTTGTGTATGAACAGAAG CTGAATGAGTATGTGGCTGAGGGCCTGATGGACAGCATCCAACGTTACCACTCAGACAACAGCACGAAGGCAGCGTGGGACTCCATCCAGTTATTT CTACAATGCTGTGGTGTAAATGGCACGAGTGATTGGAGCGGAGCCCCGCCAGCATCTTGCCCCTCAGATCCACTAGTGAAG GGTTGCTATGTGAAAGCAAGACAGTGGTTTCACTCCAATTTCTTGTATATCGGAATCATCACCATCTGTGTATGTGTGATCCAG GTATTGGGGATGTCCTTTGCACTGACCCTGAACTGCCAGATTGATAAAACCAGCCAGGCCCTAGGGCTGTGA